GGACTACAGTGTATTATGAGGCACCTGTAGTTAATTTGCTGATACAATATTAATGAGTCAGTTCACTTAAAGTATACTCCTAATTGGTTGGCCTTTGTTCAATAACTCTTATTATGTTGTCTGAAAAAGCATGTAAAAACCAAATAATTACCACTGATTTTACTCTAGGTCTTTGAATAAGtgtttctcaattttttattttttatttatttttatatgtatctttttattggagttcaatttgctaacatatagtataacacccagtgctcatcccatctagtgccgtcctcagtgcccatcacccaggcatcccatccccccacccaccttcccttccactaccctttgttcacttcccagtgttaggagtctctcatgttttgtcaccctctctgatttttcccactcattttctctgctttcccctataatctctttcactattttttatattccccatataagtgaaaccatataatgactgtccttctccgattgacttacttcactcagcataataccctccagttccatccacgtcgaagtaaatggtgggtattcgtcatttctaatggctgagttataCTCCATTAAATCTTATGAGTGTTCCCTAAAACTtctgatacaaaaataaaaaacttctgatATAATTTCTGGGAGGGGACTTCCCCCAAACTATTTACAGAGCTGGTATCTTCTGTGTCGTCCCAAGAACCAAAAAGATACTATAAACCTCTGCTGTTTTGTAGtttacattacaaaaaaaaaggggggggggagggcaacaTGTAATATTTGTCCtccaaatataaatatgtatattctaattgatatgctttttaaatccattcatttctcctcctcttcctggaatTTATTAGAGACAACTCTCACCTGCCCAGGATCCACCCACTTCACCATTTAAGAATCATTGCTCTAGATTTTGTATTCCTGTtgaggttgtttccacatttaaACCTCTAAGAACAATGCTGTACTAAatactcttttatatatattcacaggTCAAAAAGGATCAGCCAGCTTCTCATATAGAATATGGGTTTTTTTCAGCTAAAGGTATATTAGTAGCTGTCCATCTCTGTTAGACTTTCCAATTACACAGACTCTTAAGACAAGATTGAGAATTCTGTTCTTGCATCACAGAAGTCAAGGGGAAGGCTTACCTTATACTCCACaatgttgtttttgtcttttagggGTAATCATCTTTAAATCAAGACAAAAATGTAGTTCTGTaatcaaaaatgtaaaattacccTAAGGCTATGTTTCTCAAATTGTAGGTCCAGACTCCTTGGGAAGTCATGAAATCATCTGAGAGAGTCACTATTAGGACTATTTTAATGAAATAGGATAGAGAGGTTAGAAAATACCAGCATACATCACATGTAGTTAAAGTAGGATTATTTCACAAAACTTTGGATTCAGTTCTAGATCTATGAACACATGTTTATAACTGTGTAAATTTATAGGGTCACATCATAAGCTATAATTCTTGCTATGagtcacagtaaaaaaaaattaatggggcgcctgggtggttcggttagcatccaagtcttgatttcagctcaggtcacaatctcagggttgtgagattgagcccttcattgggctctgtgctgggtgtagaacctacttaaaattctctctcccttcctctccttctgatcCTCTGCCACTTACActcactcatgctgtctctcaaaaaaaaaaaaaaaaaaaaaaaaaaagaaataaaattaaaaattgaaagactTACCACAAAAGGTTTCTGAGGAAGTGTGGCCTTGGAAATAATAATTGATCATGAGGAAGGTCCACAGTGAAGGTTTGTGtgtccagttttttaaaagactttatttaattatttgacacagagagagagagagagagagagagagaaagcgcaagcagaggaagtgggagaggagaAGTAGGCCTCCCACATAGTGGGGATGCCAACatagggcttaatcccaggactctgggatcatgacctgagctgaaggcggacacttaaccaactgagtcacctgtAGGGacccctgtttgtttgtttgtttttaaagattttatttatttgggagagcaagcagagggatgggcagagggagagagtatccacactgagaatggagcctgtcatagggcttgatcctaagaccctgagatcatgacctgagccaaaaccaagagttggtggctcaacagactgagctacccaggcaccttttagttttttaatttttattttatttttttatgattttatgaatttattcatagagatgcagagagagagagaggcagagacacaggcagagggagaagcaggctccatgcagagagcccgaagtgggacttgatccagggtctccaggatcatgccctgggctgcaggtggcgctaaaccactgtgccaccggggcttccCCCCTTagtttttttaacatatttattttggaaagagagtgTACATGAGAGAGCACGgtgtgggggggggtgcagatggagagagtctcaagtagactccacactgagcacagaacctgacccagggcttgatctcaccaccctgaaatcataacctgagcctaactaaaccaagagtcagaagcttaaccgactgcaccatcCAAGCAcccccttacttttttttaaagatttatttatatgagagtgtgtgtgtgcgcgtgtgtatgcatgagagtgCAGCGCGGAGGGGCAAagaagattttttaattaatttttttgcatatagttgacatataatgttacacTAGTTTAcattatacaatatagtgattcaacaagcttatgctatgttcaccccaagtgtagctaccatatgGCCACATACATTGCTATTATAATATCCTTGTATTCTTTATACTCTATTTCCCACTCCCTTCATCCAGTTTGCCCAACAACCCAACCTCCTCCCCTTAGGAAACCATCAGTTCTccgtatttataggtctgattctgtttttttttttaatttacttttaaaattccaaatattgatgaaatcatatggcatttgttttattcttctttatttcacttagcataataccttctaggtccattcatattgtctcaaatggcatgatctcatcctttttatggccacataatattccattatatatgtgtgtgtgtatgctgcaTCTTCCTTAGGAATTCATCTATTAATAGacacttaaaccgctgagccaccggggctgcccaaaatctatttaatatttttaaaatgagactgTAATGTGATTATTCTtgtaacttgcttttttcactacTATGTTCACATATTACTATCATCCTTCCAGGCATTCAGCCTGGACAGTGAGGGGCAAGTTGAGGCTGGTGACGGGAAGTTAGGCCAAAATAGAGATGAGGCTGTGGAAAGGAGGATGACATTCAGAGGATGTGGGAACTTAGGAGTAGGGGATATTTTACCCAAAGACTTACAGAGTAGAGAGACTAGAATTTTGAGCCGACAATCAAAAATATCTGAGCCCTTGAATCTAAGTGTCTCCAACAGGTTGGGAATTGGAGTAGGGTAGGGAGTTTCAAGTCATGTTCATGGAATCCTGGTCCCTTGCTGGCAAGAGGCTGGCATAACAGAATTGCACCACGAGCAAGGAGATGAAGTCTCACACACTCACTCCTGTGCTCGGAATGTTCTATGATCTCCCTGCCAGAGTGGAATGAGCAGGGACAAAAGTCTAGCAATTGTGGTCAGCTGCCTGAAATTTCCATTATAGAAAACTACTGGTAGAGGGTGGGGACCTGTAGGGGACCATGGGAAGGACCTGTTCCACCTAAGCCAGGATGTGTGCACATTAACCTTGGCTTTTCACCTGATGCTGCTGTGACCCTTCTGAGTGACATTCTTTCTCCTGGGCATCTTCCTGCATGGCTCTCTGCCCAATTCCCACTAGGCAAGGGAGGATGTGCCTGTCACAAGACCTCCAGTGATCTCTGGGGATGCTTTAGGAAAACACCTGGAGGGTGTTGGCTCAGCAGGCTTGGGCCTTGTGCCTCCTCACCTTGAGGGCTACAACAGGGGCTGGACCCCCATCCCTTAGGCACAGAATCACCATTCAGAGGAGGGACACATTCATGCTTCTTCCcatactggcttttttttttttttcatcctgctAGCAATGGACACATTGGGTTCTATCAGTGGAAGAGAGTCCTACCACCACCTCTTGATTGAGGGGATGTTGAGTCATTCTGGATTTCCTTACAAATTAGTGGGGCAGGAGTATCCCATAGTCCCCCATACCACATATGTCTCATAGGGAGACTACAGCACTTTACTTCCTTTAGCTCTTGCCTCCTGTGAGCTAGGTCAGAAGGTGGGAATACAGAGGTTTCACCTTCTGAGAAATAGAAGGTGTCCAAACAGAGATCCATACCTTCCATCCAGGGCAGCCTCTGTCTTTCTGCTAGGTCAGCTATGTGTGATTCTGTGAtagaggggaggaggacagggaatCAGGAGTTCACTTTTGAGATCAATATTGGATAtccatgtgtttattttcattagGCAATTTGAtctacccatgagatcatgattgGCATAGAGGCAAGGCTGTGTCTTGGCGACTGTTATGTCTATCATAGCTCCTGGAAGACAGTAAGtactcaaatattttaacaattcaaTATAAGATGTCTTTCAAGGTCATTTTTGTTGTAATACCTTtacatgaccccagggtcctccTCATCCTCTGAGTACTTCCTCCTGGGGCAGGACCCCACATACTATAGCACTCATCACACCCATGTaataatttttctctcccttggcCTAGTCTCATAGTTCATGGTTTTaaatacatctatctatctatctatctatctatctatctatctatctatctatctgtcttccccttcaccatcatcatcatcactacctatgtatatctatttatttagttgtCTATTTGTCTGCCTAAAGCCTGGGCCCTACCATGAACCCCAGGGTCATATGCTCCAATTGTTTAAGTTTTATATACACTTGAATGCCCAATATCTATCTCTGTATAAAAATGAACTCCTGATTACCAGTCCTACCCAATCACACTTATCACCCACTGCAGTCCTAATATTTCTCATATCAGTATAGATAACTCCATGTTGCCAGAAGTTTAGGCCACAAACATTGGtgttatctttgatttttaaatgttttctaactGTCCACATCCAACCTATCAGTAAATGGATATCAGTATCCTTTTGTCTCTACTTCAAAATGTCCAGCATCTAAACACTTCTAGTCTCTGCTGCTACTATTACTGGAATAATCTCATAACTAATGATTCTACCCAAGTCTTTACCTCCAATACTGCTGTTAGCAACTCAGCCTAAGTGATCCTttaaaacagaaagcagatctaAGAAGACGCTCTAACAGCAACTTccatttcctcaaaaagtcaatTCAGTGTCTTTGCAATGACCTTCTAGGCCTTACCTCATTTAGCCCCTTTACTGCTCTTTGTCCTCCATTACTCTCCCCCTTAATGATTACTCTGCTTCAGGCTCACTGTCCTTCTTCCTTGGAATAGCTCAGGCAtgctccagcctccagaaagTTTATGTTTCTGACATGAAATTTCCTCAGTTATCCATGTGATTTACTCTCTCATCTCTCTAGTCCATGCccacatttaaataaaagatgttatttacttatttgagaggaggACGGAGATAgcgacagagatagtgagagagagcacagaggtagaagcagactccctgctgagcagggagcccgacacaggccttggtatcaggaccctgagatcataaactgagctgaagacagatgcttaattgactgaaccacccaggtgcccccaactccATAGTTTTTAGTGAGGCCTGCCCTGAACTCTCTATctacctacttatttatttttgaactcCCTATTTAAAACTGCACCCACCTAAGTCTTCCCCAAACTTCTTACCTCTTATATATTTGGTCATCTTCTACATACTATATGTTTTTTTACTTATGCTTCTTTCATCTTCCTCTCTAGTACCATCAATGTAAGCTCATTAAAGGCagataattttttcctcttttgttcattgctgtataCTCAGTGCCTATACAAGTGTGTGGCAAATAGTAGATGCACAGTATTAGTTGAAGGAATGAAAAATGCATGAGTGAATACCATCCATTCTCTATCTTGGCATTCTCATTCTGATCCCGCAAACATCTTAATGTGCTTTTGATTATTATAGGTACTTCTCCAGCAAGTTACTGTTCTTTCCATAGTATGCCCATTTGTTTGACACCATACATTTGTACATTTTACTCTCAGCCTGGGGAAGCCCAGAGACTCCCTACTTCCCTCCTGACTAACTTCTTATCCTTTGAAATTCAGTCTACATATCACCTCTTCTAGGAAAACTTCTACTGAACCCCTTCCCCCTGCCAAATTAGGTTAAGTACCATCCTGTGTATTTTCACCTACTTCCTCTAATCAGTCCTTATCACACTGCTTTTAGTGACTTTTTACTTGACTGTCTACTCCATAATTCCATAAGCTCAATGGAGGAAGGCCTGTGTGTTGTTCACTGTTGTGTTCACCTCATGTTTTCTGGCATAGTATCTGGAACATAGTAAGTAGTTGAAAATTTGAAATGTTGCATCTAAGACTCATGTCAAGGACATTTTTATTGTGATCTTTTGGGAACCTTCTCTTCAACTGATCTTCATTCTAGGAGACATTTATCCCATGCAACTGAAAGGCAACGGGTGTCAAACTGGCAATAGGCCACGCGAAAATCCCAGATGGGTTAGCCCTTTTTAAGATCTAATCAATAACAACACATTGCAGAGAGGCGAGATTCTCTCATATGCTTCTGACACATGTCATATTATCTGTGTGCTTTTATGATTACCAAGGATGGAACAACTGTGACACTCACCTAAAAACTTCCCTTCAGACTGCTGGCATACATAGAAGCTATTGGTAAATTGTTCCCATGGACCAAAAATGTACTGGCCGCTACTTCTTATACTATGATTATGCCTACATTGTTCCTCTAGGGCCCATAGATGCCATGGGAAGACATAATAGAATTCAAGCCTGGTGCACCTTCAGTGCACTTTGGGCAGCGGTCTTCCTTCTTTGCTCAAGCCCCCCTCTCCAAGGTCCAGGGTAGGGCTGAAAGAGTTGTGTGGAATGCTGACCTATTTGAAATATGAGTTTAAGCTCCTATAGCATATGGGAAGTATTATTTACCTTCTCTACTCTCTCCATCACATATAACCTTGAAAATAAGGAGGCACAAACAGGTGGTTCTTTGCTCAGAGGCAAAGAGTATATTTGGAGAGGGTcctgcctcacctggactttaATGGAAATGATGATGACAGCCTTTTTCATGGGGATGCGGAGGAAACTAGGAACTCCTTTTTCCTGCACTGCGTTTTTTCTTTGTGTAGACCAGTGCCTTCTGCTGAGAGGAGAGCTGAGACCTGGGGTGGATTTTCTGGTTGAGTGGCACAAGTCAGCTGAGGACAGTGCTTGGAGCTGTTATGAGGAAGGCACAGCAACCAGGAATGTCTGGACTGAAGGGATTGTTGCTTGAGTTCATTGTCTAGAGACTGAGGAGCATCAAAGAAGGTCATGCTCTCCTCCTCTGTTTTATTCTCCAACTTGGCTCCTCTCACAGGGTGTTTGGTGAGGGGTGGACTCTTCTCAACCTTTTTTGTCATGGTTTTGGGCACTGTCTCATCCTTAGAGAGGAGAATGGATTCTTTATGCCTTTGACCTTTCACCTCGGGGTTAATCCAGTGTGGAAAGTGCTTCATCTTATTTCCCAAGCCACCTTCTGCAGCTTCTGGAAGAATGGGATGAATATGGGCTTGTGAATATGGACTGCTTTTACTAGACCCTGCAGGTCTTACCCTAGAAAGTGTGACTCTATGAATTTAGGCCCTGTAAATTTTGGATCTCAAGAACATGGTCACTTTAAATGCTGGACTTACAAAATTTAGCCCAGCTAATAATGGCCCAGTAAGCTGGTCATGTAAGGTCTGGTCCATTAAGCTCTGGTGACTCCAGTTTTGGCATTCTGAGGAATCCTTGTTTGGGTGAGGTCATTCAGATTAACAGCCTTACAGACCATTCTCATCTGGCATTTTGACCCAAGGAATCTAGGGGATACTCTAGGAACTCAATGTAAGGGAGAAACTGGTGAAGGGCTGCGAAGGATCTTGTCACCTGAGAGGATGGAAATGGTGGCTCTGCAGATCCAGACAGATCCTTGCTAGTTCCAACTCACTCAAGGCAACCATCTTAACCTAACTCAAATTCTATTTGAGAAAGATCCTAGAGACATTTGGTTttgaggaatcttttttttttaaagatttatttattcatgatagagagagagagagagagagaaagagagagagaggcagagacacaggcagaaggagaagcaggctccatgccggaagctcgacgcgggactcgatcctgggactccaggatcgcaccctgggccaaaggcaggtgctaaaccgctgagccacccagggatccctgatcctaGAGACATTTGGGAAGTCAAGGGCTCTGAGGGTTCTATTTATAAAAGTCCCTTCTGGCCCCTGAACCACAGCAGAGTATATGTTCTCTCTGGCTGGAGACAGCCTCAAACCTGCACCCCCTTGTCTATGATTCTCTGCTACGTTAAGTTTCCCAGAGTCCTCTATTTTCTCTGCTGGGGCAGGGAGTTGTCCTTACCTTTGCAGGGGCTAAGGGATCCAGGGCTTCTCCAGGCTCAGCTTGTACACACTGGCCTGCAGCTTAATACAAAGCACCTGGGCCCCTGTTGTTTCCCCAGGGGGTTGTGAGATCTTGGAGGCCCAGTGGGAAGAACCATGAGGACTAGCTTGCTTTATGTTCTCCTCACTGCCTCAATTTACCTGCAAGCTATTCTCTAAGGTGGAGCATTCTAGAACACATGGGATGATATCTGGTGGGATGGTGGAGATTCTGGAGCAATATTTTCCCCAGGTGTTTAGATTCTGAAGGAGTCCTAGGTACAGATACTCCTTGGGACAACCATAGTTTGTTCCTGGACTCCTTTATCTTTATAAGACTTCCCAAATGTATCTCCAGGAATTTCTTTTTCAGGTAAAAATTCAGTTTGGCCAAGATAGGTATCTTGAGTGATGAGGGGACTGCAGGATGTCTGGCTCTCTAGAGGCACCATCTCCATTCAAGTGTACTTCAGTCTGGAATGCTTGCCCACTATCTGCACAAGTCTCACTGGCATATTGAAAGCCTGCGGCAGGACTTTCACATTGGTGTTTAGATGATATTGAGCCATAGGTTTTACTGGGCCCCCAAAAGACCCAGGCACACTTTTGTGATTGGAGATTGGCTAGTTATTGACAGGGCCATGGCCTTGGAGAAAGCCACATAATAAAAAGCTGGAAGGCCTGACAGTAAGGCCAAAACTCGTCTCCAGTTTTTCAGTGGCTCCTTGAGAGCATACCCGGGCAGATGCTGGTCAAGATGATCAGTGACAGCATCAAGTGAAGCTTGTTACTTCTGTCAAGGCCTATCAATACTGAGGATGTTGCTTTATGATCCATGTAGGGGCTAATAGCCACCTCCATGTCTAGGGACTTACTTTCTGAGCACGAGGGAACCAAATTCCTGTCAAGGCCCTTGGAATGCTGCAGACCTAATGATTTGTAGTCCTAACAGCTGCAAATGTGGGCAGGAACAA
Above is a window of Canis lupus baileyi chromosome 10, mCanLup2.hap1, whole genome shotgun sequence DNA encoding:
- the LOC140641629 gene encoding protein SPATA31F3-like isoform X5, translated to MLSPTFLLWDVGYPLYTYGSIIIIALIIWQVKKSHQELRLGPKRSCCRCHRRVRQRAKDKTSRGKRLSREADKPWQLLSVMRSQGWLPKEGSVRRLLCADPSCPICNAVALEIQQLLSEAAEGGLGNKMKHFPHWINPEVKGQRHKESILLSKDETVPKTMTKKVEKSPPLTKHPVRGAKLENKTEEESMTFFDAPQSLDNELKQQSLQSRHSWLLCLPHNSSKHCPQLTCATQPENPPQVSALLSAEGTGLHKEKTQCRKKEFLVSSASP